Below is a genomic region from Nilaparvata lugens isolate BPH chromosome 8, ASM1435652v1, whole genome shotgun sequence.
ACGCCCAAGATGGCAGTTTTCTAGCTTCTTCCTGCGTTTTCTCACATGTTTTCAAGAACTTAGGGAGagcaaatgttcaaatttgtgCAGAAATTCAGAtagaaactagaaattttatcTTGGAGACTCAAAATAACGATAGACGTCTGATATAGATAGAAGGGCTTACATAgctttttctgcgttttcttagctttttcaagaactaattgagatataatgtttaaatttggGACGTaggcaggggtgcccagcccccccaagggcaatggcgcaagccccccccaatccaagtgtaatgcccccccccaaagtatcccaattcccaaccctttagttttttgcattagtcagtgtatgacaataaaattcacatcttacattctaatcttccaaagggcattatttacctttgttcttgtgaggaattctttctgttttcataatattgtaaaaatatataccatcgtttcttatctctcttaaaatagaaataaagtatctttttgagactagcagtgcacccgttcttgttcggaaggactaaaaagtactacattacatcaggaataactacattacaaatattttaataggacattgaaagataagtaagggaggctttgctttttaaatgtaaaggttacttataaaaagttgaataataatatcattgatattcttttattgcaaaagaatattgcatagcaattttggttaacattcatacaaatttggaacgattttattcatacaatatataatgtcggcaagtttaggtattctaaatcctatactattaaacgagaaatttctgttcagatgtttagatgtttatatgtttgtatttcaccggatctcgaaaacggctctaacgattctcacgaaattcagaacatagtatgtttataatataaaaattcgattgcactagttctcatccctggggaaactcgctgaaggacattaaaagaatttattcatccttggaaaaacagctgataattccGACGTCTgttgataatggaagtgagtgagcgagtgcatgtgtgtgtaGGATttagacaaaattatgactcagctgttgaacttttgtacctaATACTATCGGGTACTTGgtggcagttgtacaaaagccggttaaattttaatcctgattaattccagtagaaccaatcagataagccatctttttgagatggtcttctgtgatttgcttcttgtgaaattaatcaggattaaaatttaacatgcttttgagagagaaatttttgcattcctctgcgaattaatctcaatccactgtgattagatagaacctttctatATGAacgatgaatatttattataatttcttctttcttgataatttttatatgcttttgtaggtaccCCAGAGCGGagatcggtgccccgatatttatcataaattggaacaggttgtccctgatgttgtgttgttggtagtatttactttttaacattacaggagtaaaaaataacacaagtcgaacttgtatcttcaaatggttcggtttttggaataaagataccatctgaacaagtacattttgtaaattctatctattaatatcttgttccacaagatacacaactttgaatgtgcgagaaatttgtgatatttcccccattttcacagtctcgcatatgcaacgttgcgtatcttgtggaacacttcagataaaaagtCCAGAAagtagtcgaggttgtgatgaattttctcttcttttcactcccatgaattatacttctgttttcaatgccgttaaaaagttacagccaattgaatgatatctattttctcacttttcttgcgattttactgttattaaagagtctctaaaatgagtacaatacattatagaaacttgcgattggtctttaatgagagaaaatttcatgctctattaTCTGAGTTGCCAGaaattgatcttgcatcactgtttatatcgaaaaactgtcgagactgtaaaaatgagaaaaatatcgaaaatttcttgattttttgaatcaaacgtatcttacttcacgattatatttttacaaaaatcattcatctcacatgaaagaggagattcttttagtttgcgatgttgtttataattccattcccatttcagagacattaatatcatcataaaacgccttcgaaattaaaataattattagattaaaatgtacattacaattcaacttatcattgtgcttttaagaaaattaggttgcaacagcaaggaaactcaaacacaggaccattaaaaattaaaattaagcaaaggaaatcagaataatagtggatgatgaagttataatttatttttttcaaagatttaccttcaaactcataggcttaaaattaataaaattcctgcatacaacatattactatcaattgtattttttatgctttatattgagttacactttgcagaatataacattgtaaaggtgggaaaaagtattaaaattaactacattaggatatctctatttaataccttgattttttagccatgattcaaaatgttgacataaaatataaaaaaatcatgccccccccaaaaatgttgatggcgcaaattgcgccatgcccccccccccttgtgggcacccctggaCGTAGGTCCAGCTAAGGTGTACAATGTTGTAAAAAGTGTTGTTGTTGAGGAACATGAAAATTACGCCAAAGATCATGACGCTCAAAATCGGCGTTTCCTCAGCTTTATCAAGAgcaaataaacataatttttttttacataaaatttatattttgccAAGTTCTAAAAATGTTATGTTAGAAGAGCTTGAGGATTTTTCCAAAGATATAACCAGAATTGACATTTTCCTGCGTGGTCTCAATCAACTGGTGTTTGAATCGATCCTAAAAAAGTGTACATATTTCTTAAAAGAGGAAGTAAGCTCAGGAATGCAGCGAATCTGCCGTTCTCATCTCTGAATAATGATAAAGAAGATTGtttattcacattaaaaattcatttgttattcttgattgaaaatatactgtgaataattttatagtgcAATAACTTTCATTGcattatattttcttcattcaGTGATCTCTATTCAGTATTTATATGAATAGTTCTCATTATTACATTTGCCTCACTGAGGaagtcaattgaaaaatataattttcctaaACCCAAAGCAACcttttcaaaaacataattttgtattttataaatagtCAATGTGTTTGCCAAAGTTTAGATTCTATGCACATTTTTTGATAGGGTCTtggctaaaaataaattatagaaaaaatcacttaattgaaaaattttacaaCCGTCCCCGCTTTCCCCGATATCAATAATGCTATGagattatataaaaatgtatccGATTAAACTTGTAAGGTACAATTTTGTGTTCGATGAAAATTTTCTCaagacgcatattgttcgagatatataAGAAAAACCAAAGAATTGTACTCTCAAATCACCACCATCCTCTTACACAGATGGTTGTGATATGCTTACCATCCTCCTTGAAAGCAATATCCCTGAATAACCTTTCTATTGACCTTGTCAGAGAGAGCTGTGCTGTCAAATCTATTATAGTTGATCAAGCGAAAATGGGTCTCTCAAGGccactgcaatgttgccactgGTGGCCACCCCTCACTCTAGTCTatattagggatgggtatcgaaagacaaaacatcgatgttttgaacatcgatgttttttcatcctaacatcgataagtgaaaaacatcgaacagtaaacatcgatgtttttaaacatcgtttatcgccctacgtttttatggatgatactattagtccagtcaatatagacataaaaaagggggtgtgcttgcaatttatattgtagttctgattttttaatatattatttgggtacataagagaagtccagaaccaatttcttcatgctagatttccttgtgctagatacaagatagcccaaaaacctcgtattttcggctcattttccagttttcagctatttctgccaaatctctcgaagattatataattctgaaaaaaatgagatcactcggaactctctatctccaatgagtactttgttataattttttcaaaaataagtaaaatttgaagaaaaaatcaattttgatgaataattttagtttttaatcaacaatatcttccgattgttacaatttagatgtatatttcaaaatccctctaggcgtatttttgtgctatacaatctgagatcaggtagagcgctctatgtcatatagatttccaagtacacctgacaacaatgctccttgtattgtggaaaacacctaattttcagcttcaacaatcatcaccatctactttgtccttacattgatatttcgcacaatgacataagttcatgggtaagaatctCCCGTTTGATGCACTTAATTTTAGTATTTCCTAGaagaggcacgcttaaggacacctcaaggatcaaaatttcaaacacttataatttacttttgacacaatgctcagatttcattgtactacacttcattcttctcggctcgccaaggcggttcaaaatcatgcatcaacagtcaaattcggtgaaaaaatagagaatttattgttgagtgtaggtacttattcatattcaatacataagaaatggccaatttctatattcaaagctatgtatctcggtaaccccttattataaaaattattacatgatcttgaaacatacaatagaattttctatttcatctgctgtaaacaattcatgaaaaaatatgttcgtaaagtgagatttgattgttgaaaaaaatccggaaattgtagatatttttctcatattaacggttttggcagttctaagatagcgaaaagtgattcaagatggattccaggcaactgagctcgtagaggatgaatttatctaaaatttgtaatcaatcgtaagtttctatgatgtatccgactcgttttagaaactcttgataaacagtaaaattacgaaaaaaatgtaaaaactgaaatcgccatttttaaaatcttaacttccaaattgttttagaatcgaaagtattatttattggagtgggtagagggggacaattttcacattctcactagatttggaaattttatcagaagtatttcacaagacatgcaactttgaatatagaaattggtcattttctgtgtattggaatatgggcttacgtacactcaacaataaattttccatttttcgaacgaatttgacttattatgcatgattttgaaccgccgtgacgaaccgagaaggttgaagtgtagtacgatgaaatctgagcattgtgtcaaaagttatgtgtttgaaattttgatccttgaggtgtcctcaagcgcgcctctccactaggaaatactgaaatgaagtgtatcttacgggtgattctcatagaacttaatctcaagaacttatgtcgttgtgcgaaatatcaatgtgaggacaatgtagttggtgatgatgcttgaagctgaaaattgggtgtttttcacaatacaaggagcattgttgtcaggtgtacctggaatatgagatagatcgctatacctgatctcagattgtagagcacaaaaagagcttctaaagtgactaaaattttatctggagctattgttccaatatttcaacagttactaactggaatcacagcaattttggacttgtggtattcaagtaacattctttcgaataattgaagtcaggttgtgactagaaagatacatcaactctagttcacaagatttgtcatcttcatggttaAGTCTGGAACCTCTTgggatatccttgaggattcggtcttgaaatttcaccctaagctaattttagcaatcattgatactcatatcgtattcattcaatacctgatagattttttaggaaatgaaaatggattaagtttttttatatggatatctgcactccttacaatacgaggacctcttttccagagctagattaattagtgttaaacacatgttgaggaaataattgtagtaagaaaaaactctttcttccgaagaaacgaagaatccgacctcttattcaattctaaataactaactatctaaccttgacacgggccacagaagtaatgtaaatcttcaagagtatccaacagtctcacataaaaatacagagagcctgattgaaaaataaaaatagcaatctgcaggaaatcaaaacttatgcgagatctttcacaagagtgatctatattcacaaaaaacactaaacagaatactacactaaatatgatagaGATTGATTGTAAatctgttactattgcttattgctctcaagataatcctcttcaaacaaaaaaaaaacttgtatcaaattaaataattagaattgtttttagtttttagttgggaaaaacatcggatgaccgatgtctaggtaaaaccatcgataagtgaaaaacatcgaacagtaaacatcgatgttaaaaacatcgatgtttgatgttgaaacatcgatgtttttaaacatcgatgtatcgatacccatccctagtctatatacattgactatatttctacaccctgAACATCGTTCTTTCCTTCTCATaccttccctcttcctcttttccgtcactacctgtcacaaattcttttgagcaTGTCAGGTTCAAAAGTTCTATTGTGTCATTCTTTGAAGTTAGTACAATAACATCCCCCATTACCTCCTCCCATCATCCGCTTTattcttcaacatcatgaaatgaaggaaagaatattgttatgtataatgtataactctttcttgagtcatgacattaagaaatccaattttatgatgatgattagatttttctttataaatgcaactatttataaactgagctattactttataaaggttacttgaagacttttataataatcaattggaagtggagtgatgtaattttatttattttagtcaatattcttgtagtgtccacttcactctgcatttttcaatttgcatgaattctcatttgattCCCATCACACTTCATCCAAGCTTTGGACAGAGAAGACAAACAAAACTCCacacaataacaatacttcactatcacaccctctctcacacacacattcactttctctcttactagccaccctTAGTACAAAGTGGCAACAGTGTTGGTAGAGACGGGTGGTGGTGTCAAGTGCAAGCTTTGACCTTGAGGGACCCATTTTCGTTTGGCCAACTATAGTTCTCCAAACTATTACCTTTATATAGGTTCATTTTTGTGAGCATTCCCTGTCTGGACTTCCACCCTCACCTTTTTATATTACTGTATAAATATACTTTTTGATCATTGTTATGAGTGGTAAGTAACTCTCTTGAACTCATTGCgtttttaatgtttttgaaCTGGCATTGAGTAAAATACTTgactttcaattattaatgattttatttttgttttcagagACTACAAGATGGGTGTCCTCCCACATCTGAAGCAAGCAGGTCTTTTTCGCTCACCCGTGGAATCGACTTCTAAATCAATTGGATTTACTTTCCTGGTATATCCTATTCAAATACTCTTAAATGATCTTCAAATGAAGAACTTCAATACTGTTGAAAATATTAGCTGCTATTGCAAAAATATCGACAAGCTATCATGGACTAGatttcaaacttcaaatttacttcaaacttcaagatttcaaatttattatagtgaatcaaataaatgaaatagatttttttgtttagaaCTGTATGGTAGACTCGTAACAATAATCTATATGAGTACAAAAAGTCAATCATGATCATCGGACTGTAGGTCTAACTACTGTTTCAACTTAATAATTGAGGGTACCATTTCGATAAACGTACTGTATAAACAATTAACTCTTGTGGATGAACTTGACTAAGCTCGATTCTCAGTTGACTAACAACCTTATTcacaattttgttttatttttttatttttcaatttaatcatgTTCATATTTGGAGTGAGATCTGATTTGAGTATGAGGGAATAAAATCTTgtctttttaattttatttgaattgataaggaatctttcaataattaatcaagTTTCTAGTCTGACAAACTTTCGCGAATTTTATATCCATTTGATAACACAAAATAAGGTGATCTGGCTGAACAGTTTTTTATGGTGATAAATCAATAAGATTCTCTAATATTTACATACCATAcgagttttaatttattttagttatcaatttttcattgatcaggtattcaatttttgaattgacACACGAAGTTATGTGATAACGTTCTATTGGATTGGTCATATTAtgcattcattattttattattacttcatATATTACTATACTAATTGCTTTGCAATGGAGAAAATTCTGTGTTGTGAAATGCAATCTCCTCATGTCCAGGAAGCAGGAAACAtcagcaaataaaataattattcattattttatcaaaattacgtggataatcttcatcagagttgaaaattctcagcaaaaaaatgaatttgattggAACCAGCATGTCACGCCTGCTACCAACTACGCCACTGAATCACTTGGAGAAAACTCTGTTTTGTTGGGCTTTTATCGTTGTTcaaactttgaatcacaaactgaataaatctgttttaattattagcttgaatggaaatttattgattaataagagTTAAAATTGTTCTTTAATCATGCTCGGTAAATTCATTTTAATCATGatgttaattttcaagttgatcagttgattAGATCATAAGTGATgatcgtgtatttcctatccaaCGTATAAGCCAGTTTCTTcctttgtaatattatagatagtattatagatagatatagataaGCCCACTCAGTCGGTACTTGATGGGAGAgggtttataatattatcagtgaTTCTAGTAGCTGGCTATTGCTAGGCATCCAAACCTAACTTGAATGAGGAGTTTCTTGAGATTCGTTCATGAATACTGCCCAAATGTGGTCATGTGACCGAATGTGGAACAAAATTGTAGGccttaattataatatattaacaatatttcttcactgtctaatcatatattattgagcaataataaaatgtattacaaaCCCTTCCAGACTCTTCGATGTTTGGCGATTCTCATAGTGATTGCCTGGTATACTGTGCTGGAAGAAATGAAACCAGATGCTGGTGAATCGGAGAAACAAAAGGAAAGTGagtagaaaattattatcatcaaaaatttatattaaattaaaatcaaatcaaataaattcaaggTGTAAATTGATTGAAGGAGCTTCATTTTATTTGATGggaaaatacaattattttcgTGTGTGTGTTTATTTGtggttgtgtgtatttttgtctAATATCTTCCTATACTAGCAACATAACATTTTGTGAGTGTGGGCCTAATCCTAGTATAGTAAATTTAAAGCTACTATCCATACTTGTTGAAAGTTATTGGAATTATATAACCACACTTATTGGAAAAATTGCAAAACTATTATTGGCTACAACAATCTCTAGTGAAGTCTATGAAGTTGATTCATCAATAGATAAGTGACTGTGACAATCTCATGTCGTTTTATCACTTTGTGAGAAAACTTCAGGCATGGAGTAAAGgaactatatttttatattatttctgttATCTCTGCTTCAGGTGTTGTTGAAACCAATAATTATAAAAGCCATCAAGCTTAGTTGAGCGAAATAGTTAAATGCCGGTTTTTATGATTCATTGAACAATAACAATATCATTGGCGTTTAAGAGGGTATGAAAACTTTTAATAGAGACTGATCAGTAAGTTATAAAAGTAGTGTGTTTGAGTTTTTGGTCTCgaaatttaattgtatttttcaagtcatttgGACTTCTTTCAttgtttgttatttatttaattctttttagaagtattttttaatttgaaatattattttttattgtttatattgtaaaaaattggAGTGTTCTTCTTCTCAGCCTTTTCCCACTTAGGTGAAGTCGGCGTTTCGGGTCAGTCGTTTCCAGGGTCTCGGTCATGGGCTTCGTTTGGTGTTAGTCCCTTCTCTATGAGATAGTGGGCGAAACAATTATTTTCCCATTTCTTCCTAGGTCTTCCCCTCTTTCATCCTAGTGCCTCCAACATCTAAGTGGTCGATGTTTTCTCCCACATAATCGTCCTCCCTTCTCTCCACATGTCCGTACCACTGCAGTCTTTTTTCATTACATTGTAAATTGGAGTATAACTCAAAaatgtgaaagtgacataacctaCATCATTGTACTgtcgtataaattagaattggaacttTTTTGAGCTTTAACCTCAGGTACTTCCCTAGAAGTTGTATGACTCTGGATCAGAATAGAAGAATGAGCTGGAAGGTAGTAAGCCTTATCTAGTTAACCAGCGGCACTAATTATGATGCTAATACATCAGAGAATGCTACTTTCGAAAATATCTGCATGACTTCCAATATTAGGACGATCAATTCTTGATTTGAGTGTCTCATTACCTAATCTCTCAACTCatattatttaataactgaGATAACTTATTCACTATATGCATTCCTAATACCCCAAGTTGCTCCCAATACCCATAATCATTATAGAGTAGCTTGGAGGCTGCTATCAagactaaaaacaaaaaaaccGTTTCGATTACATTTTACACCTATAGTTGAAATTTCCAAGCTAAACCTTTATATACGGTGTATTATTGTGTTCCTTCAATGTCGTCCCCCAAATGTTTCCAGTTATATACTACAGGCAAGAATGTatattttatcttcttcttctctcaatcaaggattaggctctttcctgttccgactcacaacagTATAGTTCAAATCTATTACAGCACACAgtaaatctaaaattaaaattgttctttttcaCATTATCCAATACATCTATAATGAAACTGAAAATATTTAGCAGCTATTACGTATTACGTATTCTATTGCCATTTTTTCTAGGTCTACATATATCTCTCCCTTTCGGGTGGTATTTCAGAATCTTCAAGGTAATCCTTTCTGCTGGCATTCTGTTGGCATGCTCTCTCCATTGGTTGCGATAAGATATTGCCTTCTCGTTCATGTTGAAAGCACCCAGTTCTTGTCGTATATCCTCGTTTCTTATGTGGTCCCGGCCACATGTATATTTTATTTGgcttttatattataatgtatgcTTGTATCTGTAGTTATACTTagaattgaaaaagtattaatttttttcagttgaCCATGCGGCAAAAaccattattgaaataatacttGCTTATAAATTGGTAGTGATAGTGATTCTTGCCTTTTTTGACGTGATGATGCTCATTGGCATTTACAAGGTGAGTGCTTTTTAATTTCACAAATAGagtataattattgtaacctacgtaaaaaataaataaagagaataTTCACTACATTTTTTAATAGCTACGGTGGACGAATCGTCATTACCACAAAGCCTATACTTCATCATCATAGACAAAGTTACAATTTAGTTCAAAACAACGCTGAAGCTAATGCAATCTATCACTTTCCACAAAATTTGTATTTACAACATACAGGTCTCATTAAGGCTGTTCGGtgaacttttttttattttttagattagataatcttatcaaatataattgttaagatcatcattataagagtgagaaaaagtggcaactgaagtttttaagtggtctaataagcgagttatgggttgttgaagtgctaactttccagattccgttttctttccagatcataaacggtttcgactatataaTTGAAActtctcttgaaaattcaaaaaatgtatctttccaaactaaacattttattcccgatctcgttcataaataataaagtaacatttcttgtaaattcgataacttgtttattttggcattaatcgccaaaaaaacgcatattagaacaaatccaatgatatactgaaagTATTAagaaactccaatggaaaattggaaaccgtttatgatctggaaagaaaacggagttttgcacttcaacaacccataactcgcttattagaccacttgaaaatttcagttaccactttttctcactcttataatgatcttaacaattatattgaaaaagattatccaatttaaataaaaataaaaaggtgtaccaaACAGTCTTAAATCAACTATATAGAACGTTCCATCTCTTGAAGCGTACTagattaccatagagaaaagataggcCAGATagacagatggaaattaattggaatttccgTTATATTCAGCCTAGATATCTTaccatatcttcttatgctaccttTTCGCTATGATTGAACATTATTGGTTACTGCTGATCATTTGTAATATGAAACtattttattgaccgaacgcagtgaggtttatgttttaactcggattttctttcgtctgtctgtatATACGGTATGTAatgcatttacggccaaacgcttTGATAGAactctatgagatttggcaggaatattccttttttaaccgGGCGTCGATGTAAacataaggttttttttgaaattttgcatttcaagggtaataataaattatgaaatgagaagaaatttcctccatactccgatatcactatatgtctatatctactctgaagataggattaatcagactatagaattattcataatcaactgacaagtggattattcattgaatgcactacacagatgtctggagaagccgttgAACAgatgacaccagatacttgtggatgagaaaactgcgtgaggtctactgttcacagaactactagttttgtgattttttatttGCTTTTtatcgatatttttatttttttcagagaCGACCATCATTTGTATTTGCGTGGGTTGTCGCCCAGGTGATTGCAGTATCTTTCGCAATCTTTGTCGTGATTGGTTTGCTTATCTTTGATGGGTACATTGGAGTCTTCCCATATTACACTCTCAAAGCTGTTATTGCAATAGGTAAGTGGGGAAAAATAAGTTATCCTCCTCTtaataatcttgaaaaatttggAAGTGCTCATTGCTATAAACTGTTGAATTACCGTATACCAATGCACAATGCTGCAGACTCCTGATTAGTCTTATACTGCGTTTTATGACAGACAGCCAAACACCATCTCCATAGAAAAATTCAGTTTAATCTATCAGCATTGATTGAAGCGAGGTATATACTTACAGTTCAAAGTAATTCACACTACTCTGCAATGGAGTAGCCTAATCTATTTTACCACAACAAAAGCCTCTACATGCTCTtgccaaggtctataaataatACCGgtatgacacaatcccgtgatgcattgcaaaatcgccattttatggggttctagttcaactgagaaatttatcagctgttatcattatcgattgaacaacatgatgtgttattttgttatattgttcaaggaatatattgcttggctttgaatattgtaaaataaattcttcctacagaataataatatttagattccaactaggaact
It encodes:
- the LOC111061337 gene encoding uncharacterized protein LOC111061337 — encoded protein: MGVLPHLKQAGLFRSPVESTSKSIGFTFLTLRCLAILIVIAWYTVLEEMKPDAGESEKQKEIDHAAKTIIEIILAYKLVVIVILAFFDVMMLIGIYKRRPSFVFAWVVAQVIAVSFAIFVVIGLLIFDGYIGVFPYYTLKAVIAIVVTIYSILVVNSHHTNMKSESTFLANTI